From Desulfobacterales bacterium, one genomic window encodes:
- a CDS encoding phage minor head protein: MSASAKHRDLPFDEAIQFFKDKVKLPTATWKALWQGMHARAFVSAGAMKDQLLTDLHSAVLKGLEKGTTLKEFRDDFSDIVQKHGWQYKGGKGWRSAVIFNTNIATAYDAGHYKQMTDPDVLKARPYWRYVASSAADPRPEHMAWYNVILPADHPWWDTHTPRNGWGCKCGVVSHSAREVERLKKEEADGPNPIKATAPKTEHYEWTDKATGKVHSIPKGIDPGWDYNVGKAAWGKQLSEKTMATWQAQGAKAWERLTPGDWRSAGRSEKIAIDKPAAKVGPPLKSQADLAAALKKVLGAEERVFSFQQNKFRYNVLANAATLAEHVPLDRTPFVPFIPEALADPFEVWLSFERHKGTGKYELRQRIIKAVSLEKDRAVLMVAQSRGGVMEAWTMIPTTNLDYVNNQRQGKLIWSR, from the coding sequence ATGTCGGCGAGCGCTAAACACAGGGATTTGCCCTTTGACGAGGCGATTCAGTTCTTCAAAGACAAGGTCAAGCTGCCCACCGCCACATGGAAGGCCCTGTGGCAGGGGATGCACGCCCGCGCATTCGTCTCTGCCGGCGCCATGAAGGATCAGCTTTTGACTGACCTGCACTCAGCCGTGCTGAAAGGGCTGGAAAAAGGGACCACTCTGAAAGAATTCCGCGACGATTTTAGCGACATCGTGCAGAAGCACGGCTGGCAATATAAAGGCGGCAAGGGCTGGCGCAGCGCCGTGATTTTTAACACCAATATCGCCACGGCCTACGACGCCGGCCATTACAAACAAATGACCGATCCGGACGTTTTAAAGGCCCGGCCCTACTGGCGCTATGTGGCATCGAGTGCGGCCGACCCCCGGCCCGAGCACATGGCCTGGTACAATGTCATCCTGCCGGCCGATCATCCCTGGTGGGATACGCATACGCCCAGAAACGGATGGGGGTGCAAATGCGGGGTGGTCAGCCACAGCGCCCGCGAGGTTGAGCGGCTCAAAAAGGAAGAGGCCGATGGTCCGAACCCGATCAAGGCCACGGCGCCCAAAACCGAGCATTACGAGTGGACCGACAAGGCCACCGGCAAGGTGCACAGTATCCCGAAAGGGATCGATCCGGGCTGGGATTATAACGTGGGCAAGGCGGCCTGGGGTAAGCAGCTCTCAGAGAAAACGATGGCAACCTGGCAGGCTCAGGGCGCCAAAGCCTGGGAGCGGCTGACGCCGGGCGACTGGCGAAGCGCCGGACGGTCGGAGAAAATTGCGATCGACAAGCCTGCGGCCAAAGTCGGACCGCCGCTCAAATCGCAAGCAGATCTGGCGGCGGCTCTAAAAAAAGTTCTGGGTGCGGAAGAAAGGGTGTTTTCCTTCCAGCAAAATAAATTTCGCTACAACGTGCTGGCAAACGCAGCGACGCTGGCCGAGCATGTGCCGCTGGATCGCACGCCTTTCGTGCCGTTTATTCCGGAGGCGTTAGCCGACCCTTTTGAGGTCTGGCTTTCGTTCGAGCGCCACAAAGGCACCGGCAAATACGAGCTGCGCCAGCGCATCATTAAAGCAGTTTCGCTGGAAAAAGATCGAGCGGTCCTGATGGTGGCGCAATCAAGGGGCGGCGTTATGGAAGCCTGGACAATGATTCCGACGACGAACTTGGATTATGTCAACAACCAGAGACAAGGGAAGCTAATATGGTCAAGGTAG
- a CDS encoding DUF1566 domain-containing protein, whose product MNAKLILKAMGLLLCLVFIIVPVGLSGTAEKFYYSIHLDSFKKLEDANSRVNFLKTRGKLVFWKKTKVSAEDEFYRVYLGKYQNIEDAVAYWEKLKTVGEVNHFGIHIFEETFLPDEKKSDQNMMSYQANAVHHNNSSARQERFVDNQDGTVTDTIAGLMWIKNGWKLDFLSAVTWWDAVAKCKNFRQGGYSDWRLPTIEEWVSLIDTNYQNPALVEPNPFENIISHMPYWSKSDYIYSRNYNKSQQSPRSYAVMLYSGNVNHQDKKERAYVLPVRSIAVQKNPDRNHNLSKAFPTQ is encoded by the coding sequence ATGAATGCAAAGTTGATTTTAAAAGCGATGGGCCTCCTTTTGTGTTTAGTTTTCATCATCGTGCCAGTCGGACTTTCGGGAACCGCCGAAAAATTTTATTACAGCATCCACTTGGATTCTTTTAAAAAGCTTGAGGACGCCAACAGCAGGGTGAATTTTTTAAAAACGAGGGGAAAACTGGTATTTTGGAAAAAAACGAAAGTTTCTGCTGAAGATGAATTCTATCGGGTTTATCTGGGAAAGTATCAAAACATTGAAGATGCGGTCGCGTACTGGGAAAAATTGAAAACAGTAGGTGAAGTGAATCATTTTGGTATTCATATTTTTGAGGAAACTTTTTTGCCGGATGAGAAAAAAAGTGATCAAAACATGATGTCTTATCAGGCGAATGCTGTTCATCATAACAATTCATCTGCCCGTCAGGAGCGGTTCGTTGACAATCAGGATGGTACCGTAACGGATACCATTGCCGGGTTAATGTGGATCAAAAATGGCTGGAAATTGGACTTTCTATCGGCAGTGACCTGGTGGGATGCGGTTGCAAAGTGCAAAAATTTTCGTCAAGGGGGTTACAGTGACTGGCGGCTGCCGACCATCGAAGAATGGGTGAGTCTAATCGATACCAACTATCAAAATCCGGCACTGGTTGAACCCAATCCTTTTGAGAACATCATTAGCCATATGCCTTACTGGTCAAAAAGTGATTACATTTATAGCCGGAACTATAACAAAAGCCAGCAATCACCCAGATCATATGCCGTTATGCTTTATTCCGGAAATGTTAATCATCAGGATAAAAAAGAAAGGGCTTATGTCCTTCCGGTTCGTTCCATCGCTGTTCAAAAAAATCCGGACAGGAACCACAATCTTAGCAAAGCATTTCCGACCCAGTGA
- a CDS encoding DUF1320 domain-containing protein — MSYCTQSDIEKQIPEEILIELTDDDGAGVVDTDAVDRAIADADEEIDAFVSMQYGLPFESTPGLIRRMSVNLAICNLYARRPHLDIPESRKDRCSADRKLLEQVAKGTLKLDEPDPTKDADGGVETTRSKSDRIFSIGRGSDSSTGTLDNY, encoded by the coding sequence ATGTCCTACTGCACCCAGAGCGATATCGAAAAGCAGATCCCGGAAGAGATCCTGATTGAGCTGACCGATGACGACGGCGCGGGCGTGGTGGATACGGATGCGGTCGACCGCGCCATCGCCGATGCCGATGAAGAAATCGATGCCTTTGTGTCTATGCAATATGGCCTGCCGTTCGAGTCGACGCCGGGATTGATCCGGCGTATGAGCGTAAATCTGGCCATCTGCAACCTATACGCCCGGCGTCCGCATCTGGATATTCCCGAAAGTCGCAAGGACCGCTGCAGTGCCGACCGCAAACTGCTGGAGCAGGTTGCCAAGGGAACATTGAAGCTGGACGAGCCCGACCCCACTAAAGACGCCGACGGTGGCGTAGAGACTACCCGGAGCAAAAGCGACCGCATTTTTTCGATTGGAAGAGGTTCGGATTCGAGTACCGGCACACTGGATAATTACTGA
- a CDS encoding phage tail tube protein has product MPLLRQRSQVGVEIEAVEGTAETLVDADVFLAFDPSFEPSIEAHERDPARASLSPMPSVFGKRSGRIKFAAELVGTSAAGAANMLSDALQACGMGETLVAITSATYAPASSAIPSVTVGRFVDGKRHQILGARGTLSLLLEVGNPGIFKFDFLGADFTEADAALLTPTYNAVLPPTFQGATLTIDGYAATVSRVEIDFGNQLSLRPDANAASGHKSVIITNRKPTIKFDPEDVLVAAEDFLGNWRSGAQMAFSAVLGSVAGNVITITAPKVQYQSIGETTRDGLAAWDITGLLCMNAGDDEWSIAIT; this is encoded by the coding sequence ATGCCATTACTCAGACAACGAAGCCAGGTGGGAGTCGAGATCGAGGCCGTCGAGGGCACCGCCGAAACGTTGGTGGATGCAGATGTGTTTTTAGCATTCGACCCCAGTTTTGAACCGAGTATCGAAGCCCACGAACGTGATCCGGCGCGGGCATCGCTTTCGCCGATGCCGAGCGTGTTCGGCAAGCGATCCGGCCGTATTAAATTCGCGGCCGAACTGGTGGGCACGTCGGCCGCCGGCGCGGCCAATATGCTGTCCGATGCGCTGCAAGCCTGCGGTATGGGCGAGACCCTGGTAGCAATCACCAGCGCCACCTATGCACCGGCATCGTCGGCCATCCCTTCCGTAACGGTGGGCCGGTTTGTGGACGGCAAGCGCCACCAGATTCTGGGGGCGCGCGGGACGCTCTCCCTGCTGCTGGAAGTGGGCAACCCCGGCATTTTCAAGTTTGATTTTCTGGGCGCCGATTTTACTGAGGCCGACGCCGCACTTTTGACGCCCACATACAACGCGGTGCTGCCACCCACATTCCAGGGCGCGACCCTGACCATTGACGGATACGCCGCAACGGTCTCACGGGTCGAAATCGACTTCGGCAATCAGCTTTCCCTGCGGCCGGACGCTAACGCCGCCTCCGGGCACAAGAGCGTTATTATCACCAACCGCAAACCGACTATCAAATTTGATCCGGAGGATGTGCTGGTGGCGGCCGAGGACTTTCTGGGCAACTGGAGAAGCGGCGCACAGATGGCGTTTTCCGCCGTGCTGGGATCGGTGGCGGGCAACGTCATCACCATCACCGCGCCCAAAGTTCAGTACCAATCGATCGGCGAGACTACCCGCGACGGTCTGGCGGCTTGGGACATCACCGGCCTGTTGTGCATGAATGCCGGCGATGACGAATGGTCGATTGCGATAACTTAA
- a CDS encoding HeH/LEM domain-containing protein encodes MKIKYLGPSESVNVGAYGPHKKDEAKDYPDDFGKELLATSKKQKFEAVGGGMGDMTVAELKAVLDEKKIEYQPNAKKADLIALFEGAPGDK; translated from the coding sequence ATGAAAATAAAATATCTCGGGCCGAGCGAGTCGGTCAATGTGGGGGCCTACGGGCCGCACAAAAAAGATGAGGCCAAGGACTATCCGGACGATTTTGGCAAAGAGCTTCTGGCCACCAGCAAAAAACAGAAGTTTGAGGCGGTCGGCGGCGGCATGGGCGACATGACAGTGGCAGAACTTAAAGCGGTGCTGGATGAAAAGAAAATCGAATATCAACCCAATGCTAAAAAAGCGGACCTGATCGCGCTGTTCGAAGGCGCACCGGGAGATAAATAA
- a CDS encoding DUF1834 family protein: MYTIEQIEDAIIAAVNSLSASLGLRTIKSYQGELEEDDIKKLIALFPAIYVVYGGSEYKEHGARKIEFMKYHLFLCDKNLRSEEEARRGGAGNPGTYAMLDGIRDKLYGKQLSLDIYPLRLVSQATVWFGNGISIYAAEYETAQALLYPSD, encoded by the coding sequence ATGTACACCATCGAACAGATCGAGGATGCCATTATTGCGGCTGTTAATTCACTGAGCGCCTCCCTGGGCTTGCGGACCATCAAATCTTACCAGGGCGAGCTGGAGGAAGACGACATCAAAAAGCTGATCGCCCTTTTCCCGGCCATCTATGTGGTCTATGGCGGGTCGGAATACAAGGAGCACGGCGCGCGCAAAATAGAGTTCATGAAATACCATCTTTTTCTGTGCGACAAAAATTTACGGTCCGAAGAAGAGGCCCGGCGCGGCGGCGCCGGAAACCCCGGCACCTATGCCATGCTCGACGGGATTAGGGACAAGCTTTACGGAAAGCAACTGTCATTAGACATTTATCCACTGCGCCTGGTCAGCCAGGCAACCGTTTGGTTTGGCAACGGGATTTCCATTTACGCGGCCGAGTATGAAACCGCCCAGGCGCTGCTGTACCCGTCGGATTAA
- a CDS encoding phage virion morphogenesis protein: MTGAAIEINVKIDDQKVRQLIARIRQRQRDMTPAMKIIGETVRSSVIRNFEKGGRPTKWEPSKKKKGKTLMVQGLGGGLAGSINVRAASDSVIVGTNKKYAAVHQSGAAKGSFNKGSPVDMMIRAHLRKGIKVRAHTRRMKLPRGDIPARPFLMVQDEDWSEIRAALSDYLLGAGR, encoded by the coding sequence GTGACCGGCGCAGCGATCGAAATAAATGTAAAAATCGATGATCAGAAAGTCAGGCAGCTCATTGCCCGCATCCGGCAGCGACAGAGGGACATGACACCGGCCATGAAAATCATCGGCGAGACGGTGCGCTCCTCGGTGATCCGGAACTTCGAGAAGGGCGGACGGCCGACCAAATGGGAACCGTCCAAGAAGAAAAAAGGCAAAACGCTGATGGTCCAGGGACTTGGCGGGGGGCTGGCCGGCAGCATCAATGTGCGCGCCGCAAGCGACAGCGTCATCGTGGGCACAAATAAGAAATACGCCGCCGTGCATCAGTCCGGCGCGGCGAAAGGGAGCTTTAATAAAGGCAGTCCGGTTGACATGATGATTCGCGCGCACCTGCGCAAAGGGATCAAGGTGCGGGCGCACACCCGCCGGATGAAACTCCCCCGGGGCGACATCCCGGCGCGGCCGTTTCTGATGGTCCAGGATGAAGACTGGAGCGAGATCCGGGCGGCGCTTTCGGACTATTTGCTGGGGGCGGGCAGATGA
- a CDS encoding DUF935 family protein yields MAKKVKTEKPITDEIATTAKDIDIFAGWLNRLENPDPTLRTEAGGKGLKLYDEVDRDSHAGSVLQTRYLAVVGKEWEVLAADDSDASGKIADAVKSMLLSCNFTQACQELLQAILYGFFVSEVMWSVVRRPPSMDRGKSGNGQWTTNNGQPLIIPAKIMGKHPRRFMFDMERSLRLLTPQNMIDGEAVPDRKFIVFTCGSSDNPYGKGLGQKLWWPVWFKKNGIKFWLMFLEKFGMPTVKGKYPPGTPPDQQQALLDAIDALQNETGIKIPNTMELELMEATRQGRVTYETLAEYMDKQMSKAVLGQTATTEGTPGKLGGDEAQGKVRQDILKADADLLCECLNSTLVRWIVDYNFPGVTDYPKLWIRTDAEQDLKALADRDKILVNDIGLPVGRKYFYETYAIPEPEEDENSVAGGDAPVPSKAAALPAGAREFAETGDLSPADTLAALGDKTLAEANLDDLMAPIERLLGSVETLEEFRDRLLEVYSDMDASSLGDLMQKALTLADLSGRFDVGER; encoded by the coding sequence ATGGCTAAAAAGGTAAAAACAGAAAAGCCGATCACCGACGAAATCGCCACCACGGCCAAGGATATCGACATCTTTGCCGGATGGCTAAACCGCCTGGAAAACCCGGACCCGACGCTGCGCACCGAAGCCGGTGGCAAGGGCTTAAAGCTATACGACGAAGTGGACCGCGACAGCCATGCCGGATCGGTACTCCAGACCCGTTATCTGGCAGTGGTCGGCAAAGAGTGGGAAGTGCTGGCGGCGGATGACAGCGATGCCTCCGGAAAAATCGCCGATGCGGTCAAGAGCATGCTGCTGTCGTGCAATTTCACCCAAGCGTGTCAGGAATTGTTGCAAGCGATCCTTTACGGGTTTTTTGTGAGCGAGGTGATGTGGTCCGTAGTCCGTCGTCCGCCGTCAATGGACCGTGGCAAAAGCGGCAACGGACAATGGACCACAAACAACGGACAACCCCTTATCATTCCGGCTAAAATCATGGGCAAACACCCCCGGCGGTTCATGTTTGATATGGAGCGAAGCTTAAGGCTGCTGACCCCGCAGAATATGATCGACGGCGAAGCCGTGCCCGATCGTAAATTTATCGTTTTCACCTGCGGATCATCCGACAATCCCTACGGCAAAGGTCTGGGACAAAAGCTGTGGTGGCCGGTGTGGTTTAAGAAAAACGGCATCAAGTTCTGGCTCATGTTCCTTGAAAAATTCGGCATGCCCACGGTCAAGGGCAAATACCCGCCGGGCACGCCGCCCGATCAGCAGCAGGCCCTGCTGGATGCCATCGACGCCCTGCAGAACGAGACCGGCATCAAGATTCCCAATACGATGGAGCTGGAGTTGATGGAGGCTACGCGCCAAGGACGGGTCACCTATGAGACCCTGGCCGAGTATATGGACAAGCAGATGTCAAAGGCTGTTCTGGGCCAGACCGCCACCACCGAAGGGACGCCCGGAAAATTAGGCGGCGATGAGGCCCAGGGCAAAGTGCGCCAGGATATTCTGAAAGCCGATGCGGATCTGCTTTGCGAATGTCTCAACAGCACGCTGGTGCGCTGGATTGTCGATTATAATTTTCCGGGAGTAACCGATTACCCCAAGCTGTGGATTCGCACCGATGCCGAGCAGGATCTCAAAGCCCTTGCCGACCGGGACAAGATATTGGTCAACGATATCGGCCTGCCGGTGGGCCGAAAGTATTTTTATGAGACCTATGCGATTCCGGAGCCGGAGGAAGATGAAAATTCAGTGGCGGGCGGGGATGCGCCTGTGCCCTCGAAAGCGGCTGCGCTGCCGGCCGGAGCGAGGGAATTTGCAGAAACAGGCGATCTTTCCCCGGCCGATACATTGGCCGCGCTGGGGGACAAAACGCTCGCGGAAGCGAACCTGGACGACCTGATGGCCCCAATTGAGCGCCTGCTCGGATCGGTTGAAACGCTCGAAGAATTCCGCGACCGGCTGCTGGAGGTTTACAGCGACATGGACGCATCTTCCCTCGGCGATCTCATGCAAAAGGCGTTAACACTGGCCGATTTATCCGGGAGGTTTGATGTCGGCGAGCGCTAA